The Trinickia caryophylli genomic sequence GTGCGCTACGCAGTGTTCGAGCTGCGCGACGTAGCCGGAGAATTCCTGGCCGAGCGTGAGCGGCGTGGCGTCCTGCAGATGCGTGCGGCCGATTTTCACGATATCGGCGAACGCGCGGGCCTTCGTGTCGAGCGTTGCGCGCAGCGTCGCGAGCGCGGGCAACAGGTGCTTTACGATTCCCTGAGCGGCGGCCACGTGCATGGCGGTTGGGAACACATCGTTGGACGACTGTCCGCGGTTCACGTCGTCGTTCGGATGGATCTTGCGTGCTTCACCGCGCTCGCCGCCAAGGATCTCGCTCGCACGATTGGCGATGACCTCGTTCAGGTTCATGTTCGTTTGCGTGCCGGAGCCCGTTTGCCATACCGCAAGCGGGAATTCCCCCGCATGCCGGCCTGCGATCACTTCGTCGGCGGCCTGCATGATGGCACGCGCCTTGTCTTCGGCAAGGACGCCGAGCTCGAGGTTGACCTCGGCAGCGGCGCGTTTGACGATCGCAAGCGATGTAATCAGTTCGGGCGACTGCTTCTCGGTCGAAATCCTGAAATTCTCGAGCGAGCGCTGTGTTTGCGTCCCCCACAGGCGCGCATTCGGGACGGCGATCTCGCCGAACGTATCGCGTTCCATGCGAACGTCTTCGGTCATGTCTGGCTCCGGGTTGATGGCGATTGATGTGGAAAGATTACGCCTGAGCGAGCTGCGGTGCCTGCAACCGCTCAAAGCTGCGAGTCGATCGGCAGCAGACGGAAGAACCCGGTCAGCAAGTTGCGCACGAAGCCGGCCTCCGGATCCAGCGACCACGTGCGCCGATACGAAACGCTGCCGTTGTGCTCGTCGCCGCTCCACTCGAGACCCGAGACGGGCGCACCCAGCGCGCGCAGCCGCGCGTTCTCCTCGGGCGTCGCGAGCGTGACGCGATAGCTCACATCGGGGGACGTGGCCCGCACGATGAGCGATGCGACCTGGTTCGCGAGTTGTTCGCTGTCGATGAAGAGCGCAAGTTCGGTATTGAGATGCGCGGAGCGCGGATCGAAGTTCATCGAGCCGATCACGAGCTTGCGGCGATCGATCACGTATGCTTTCGCGTGCAGGCTCGAGCGCGAGTTGGACCCTGCAAAAAAGCGTGAGCGCTCGCGCTGCAACGGCTGGAATTCATAAAGTTCCACGCCGTTTTCGAGCAGCGGGATGCGATAGGGGTTGTAGCCTGCCTGAACGGCCACGGCGTCGGTCGATGCCATCGAGTTCGTGACGACGATCACGCGCACGCCGCGATGAGTCAATGTGCCGAGCAGGCGTACCCCCGCGTCGTGCGGAACGAAGTAGGGCGAGAGAATGAGCACTTCGTGCCGCGCATCGCCGAGCAGTTGAGCGAGACGCTGCATTGGCGGGCTGCGGTAAGTGCCGTCGAGATCGGTCACCTTGCGTGGCGAGTCGACGAGGAATTGGGCGGGTGCCCAGACCAGGCCGAGACCATGTTGGGCAATCCGCGCCGCGAGCGGCGCGGTGGTAAGCGGCCTCGCGCCGACCGCCTGCGCCTCCGTGCGCCAGTGCGTGCGTAGCGCGTCGCGCGCCGAGCGCAGATCTTCCGTTGCATAGCTGCCCTTGTCGAGCGCGGCAACGGGGTAGGCGAGGGCGCTGTTCCAAAACTGATCGAAGCTGGCCGAAGCCTTGGCCACGATCGGCCCGGCGGCGAGTACGTCAAGATCGCGAAACTGAAGCTTCGGGCTGGCGCTGAAGTATTCGTCGCCGAGATTTCGGCCGCCGACGATCGCCACGGCACCGTCCGCGATCATCGCCTTGTTGTGCATGCGGCGGGTGAATCGGTCGATGCGCGTGAAGAGGTCTTCGGTACGCGCGAATACGCTGTCGTGCGCGCTGCCGAACGGGTTGAACACGCGCACTTCAATGCGCGCGTGGGTGGCGAGCGCCGCCATGAGGCGTTTGCTGTCCTTGAAATTCAGATCGTCGACGAGCATGCGCACGCGCACCCCGCGGTCGGCCGCGTAGAGCGCGGCCGCGAGCAGCAGCCGTCCCGTCGTATCCTCGGAAGCAATGTAGTACTGCAAGTCGAGCGTTTGCGTAGCGGCCCGCGCGACAGCGATGCGCATCTGCAGGGCGTCGGTGCCATCGGTAAGCAGACGAAAGCCCGATTGACCGGGATGGGCTGCTTCGAGGGGCGTCAGAGCCTTGCCGAGCGGGGTGGCATCAGGATCAGCGAGCGCATGCGTGACAGGGCGCTCGAGCGACGTGGCGGGCGGCAGCGTCGTGCAGGCCGCACCCAGCGCGACGGCCGCCGCGAGCAGTAGCCACGCGGCGAAACGTAGGGACACATGGGCGTTTGAGCTTGACCGCATGAACTCGAACACGGCGGACCTCTCCAGGCGATGAACGTTATCGTGCGGGCATCCGGTGCCGGTTGCTCCGGCACGAAATACATTCTAGGGCCAGTTGCAGCTGGTGGGTGGCCGGCGCGAGCCTGCATCGAGCGCGAGCGGACTGCGCCTCGGCGGCTTGCGTGCCGTCTGCCATCCGAGAGGCAAGGACGGGGCCAGACGGCCAGCGGCCTGCCATCGGTCCGCAAACCAATGGTCAGCAGGTGTCGGCCGGGGGCGGGCGGGTCAACGGGCCGATTCGTCAGACGAGCGGATTTGCACCGCGCCCGGCATGGGGTCGCGCGCGGCTCACTTGCGGTGTGGCCGGGTCATGCGCTCGAAGCGCAGTGTCAGCAGGAGCGCAACACTCGACAGTCCGGCGGCAAGCCCCCACCAGAGTCCTCGCGCGCCCAGATCCGCGTGGAACGCGAGCAGGTAGCCCGTGGGAAATCCGACACCCCAGTAGCCGAACGCGGCAGCCACCATCGGGATGCGTGTGTCTTTGAGCCCGCGCAGGCAACCGGCGCCGATCACCTGCATGCCGTCGACGATCTGATAAACCGCGGCGATGCCGAGCAGCGCGGTGGCGATCGCGACGGTCTGTGCATTGACCGGGTCATGGAGGTTCAGATACAGCCCGACGATGGCATGCGGCGCGATGATGAGCAGCAGCCCCGAGAGCGACATGAACGCGATGCCGAGGCCGAGCGCGACGAAGCCGGCATGGCGCGCCGCGAGCGGATGTCCGGCTCCGATCCAATAACCGACCCGCACATTGGCAGCTTGCCCGATCGCGAGCGGCACCATGAAGAGGACGGACGTGACGTTCAGTGCGATCTGGTTCGCGGCCAGATGTGTTTCGCCGAAGAGGCCTGCCATGAGACCGGTAGCCAGAAAGAGCGCGGACTCGACGCCGAACGTGATGGCCACAGGCCAGCCGATGCCGAAGAGCTCGCTCATCAGCGGGACGTTGGGCCGGGCCGCCGCGACGAAATGGCGATAGCGCGGGCGGCCATGCAGCAGCGCGACGAGGGCGATTGCCGTCAGCCAGATCGTCACCGTGGTGGCAGTGGCCGAGCCGAGCAGGCCAAGCCGGGGCAGGCCGTAAGCGCCGTGAATGAGACCATAATTGAGCACTGCGTTGACGCCAACGCTCGCGACCGAAATCCACAAGAGGCGCTTGGCTGCGCCGATCGCCGGCAGGAATGCGCGCATCATGCCGACGCCGATGAGACTGCCGAGCGATGCCCAGCGCAGCACGGCCGTGTAGGCGCCGACATCGCGCGCGAGCGCCGCGGGTTCGCCGAACAGGAGCAGGATCGGCTCCGTGAATGAAAGTACGGCGAATGCGGGCACGGTGAGCAGCACCGACAGCACCAGGCCGCTCCAATAGATCGGCGGCACGCGATGCTCGGCCTTGGAGCCGCGCGCATTGGCCACGGTCACGCTGACGGAACTCAGCACGCCTTGCAACAGCGTGACGGCGAAAAAAAAGATATTCGATCCGAGGCCGCCGGCTGCGATCGCGCCTGCTCCGAGTGCGCCGAGCAGGATCGTATCGGTCACGCCCATGGCCATTTGCGAGAGTTGGGCGATAGCGAGCGGCGCGGCGAGCCGGGCTGTTTCGGCTGCGTGAGTGGAAAGCTTCGGCGGCGCGGCCGCCGCATGCGAGAGACCGGATTGCGACATGGCTTGAACGGGAGCGATAGTGCGACGGCGGCCCGTGCTATGTGCCAACGGGGCATCGATCGGAGTTGGCGCTACGAGCGCTGTACCTGGATCTCCGCCACGCCGGGGCCGCGCATTTGTCGGAAAATAAAGAGCTTATTGCGACAGCGTCCGGCTGTCGATGGGCACGGCCGGGTACCGGACGCGCGGCCGTGTATCGAGGCGACGATATAAAGCGGGGTGCCCTGCTCGCGCTGCCACCTCGAGCGAGCGCGCGTCAGGCCGGCTCGTGTATGGCGATGCGCGTGTCTCCGAGCAGGACGACCTGCCCCGCGCGGATCTTGCAGGTCTTGCGCAGCTCGACGCGACCGTCCACACGCACCGCCCCTGACGCGACGAGCGCTTTGGCTGAGCCGCCGCTATCGGCGAGCCCCGAGAGCTTGAGCAGATTATGCAGTTCGACGTACTCGCCGGTGAGCGTGAAATCGAGATTGGCCATCGAATGAGACGTCGGTAACGCGGGGGCGGGCAGGCATCATAAGCCAAAGGTGCCCGTCTCGGGAATAGGACGCGCCAATTTGCTTGCCTGCGCGGGTTGTATGGATATACAGTATGCTTCGCCGCTCTTCGCCGGCGCTTATTGCATTCGAGTCCGATCCGCCGTGTTTGCTTCCACCTCCCTCGCGCGTCCCTCGGAAGACGCTCCGTACCTTGCCAAGCTCAACGACGCGCAGCGCGCGGCTGTGGAGTACGGCATCGATGCGGCCGCTCAACCGGGTGGCCCGCTACTCGTCATCGCGGGCGCGGGCTCGGGCAAGACGAACACGCTTGCGCACCGCGTCGCGCACTTGCTCGTGCGGGGCGCGGATCCACGCCGTGTGCTGCTGCTGACGTTCTCCCGGCGCGCCGCTCAGGAAATGACGCGCCGCGCGGCGCGGATCGCCGCCGCGGCGCTCGGCTCGCGCGCGGATCTGGCCGATGCGTTGGCCTGGTCGGGCACTTTCCACAGCGTCGGCGCGCGGCTCTTGCGCGAGTACGCCGAGTCGATCGGCTTGTCGCCGGTGTTTACGATCGGCGACCGTGAAGACTGCGCCGATCTGCTCGATGTCGTCCGTCACGAGCAGGGCCTCTCGGCGAAAGCACGCCGTTTTCCGAAGAAGGGGACCTGCCTGGCGATCTATTCGCGGGTGGTCAATACCGGTGCGTCGCTGCCGGAAGTGCTCGATGCGGCGTTCGCCTGGTGCCGTGAATGGGAGGCCGAGCTGCGCGCGCTGTTTGCGGGCTATGTGCGGGCGAAGCAAGCGCAAAACGTGCTCGACTATGACGATTTGCTGCTCTACTGGGCTCGCATGGCCGAAGTGAGCGAGATCGGTGCGGATCTCGCGGCGCGCTTCGACCATGTGCTCGTCGACGAATATCAGGACACGAACCGCCTGCAGGCCTCGATCCTGCGTGCGATGAAGCCCGACGGGCGCGGGCTTACTGTCGTCGGTGACGACGCGCAGTCGATCTACGCGTTTCGCGGCGCGACCGTGCGCAATATCCTCGATTTCCCGGCGCAGTTCGAACCCGAGGCGCATCGGGTGACGCTCGAGCGTAATTACCGGTCGAGCGCGCCGATTCTCGCTGCGTCGAACGCGGTGATCGGGCTCGCGGCCGAGCGTTTCACGAAAGACCTGTGGACGGACAAGACCTCCGGCGGGCGCCCGCGCCTCGTGACGGTGGCAGGCGAGCTCGAGCAGGCGCGCTACGTCGTCGAATGTGTGCTCGAAGCGCGCGAGGCCGGCGTGAGGCTGAAGTCTCAAGCCGTGCTGTTCCGGGCCGCGCATCACAGCGCTGCGCTCGAACTGGAGCTTGCGCGGCGCAACATTCCTTTCGTGAAGTTCGGCGGGCTCAGGTTTCTCGATTCGGTGCACGTCAAAGACGTGCTCGCCGTGCTGCGATGGGCGTTCAATCCGCGCGACCGCATTGCCGGTTTTCGCGTGGCGCAGCTGTTGCCCGGGGTCGGGCCGGCAACGGCCGGGCGGCTGCTCGATGCGGCCCAGGCGGACGATGCTTCCCGCTCGCTCGCGGGATTCGCACCGCCGTTGCGTGCGGCCGACGACTGGCCTTCTTTTACCGCGCTGATGACGGACCTCTGGTGCGTGCGCACGCCATGGCCTGCCGAGTTCGAGCAGGTCCGGCGCTGGTACGAGCCGCATCTCGAGCGCAATCACGACGATGCAGCGGCCCGCCATGCCGACATCCTGCAAATGGAGAGCCTGGCGGCAACGTACGCGTCGCGCGAGCGCTTCTTGACCGAACTCGCGCTCGATCCGCCCGACGCCACGAGCGACGAGTCGGGTGCACCGCTTGTCGACGAAGACTATTTGATTCTCTCGACGATCCACTCGGCGAAGGGCCAGGAGTGGCGCAACGTGTTCGTGCTGAACGGCGTGGACGGCTGTATCCCGTCGGATCTTGGGGCGGGCAGCGAGGCCGAGCTCGAGGAGGAACGGCGGCTGCTTTACGTCGCCATGACACGCGCGAAGGACGACTTGCACATCGTCGTGCCGCAGCGCTTTTATGTCCACGGGCAGGCGCAGCACGGAGACCGCCACGTCTATGCGTCGCGCACGCGCTTCATTCCCGCGCAACTGCTACCGCTTTTCGAACTCGAGGCATGGCCGCCCGTGCCGCGGTCCGCACCGCCCACCGAGGCGGGATTGGCTGCCGCGGCGAAGGCGCGCGTCGATATCGCCGCGCAGTTGAAGAAAATGTGGGAGTGAGCGAGGAGCGACCGCGCTCGAAACGCACTCAGCGCTGGCGTCGCTCCTGCGGGCGCGGCTGCCGTACCGGGGGATTGAAGAAGTTGCGCAACCAGGCGGCCATGCGCGAGAAGATGTCGTACGGCTCCTCGACGAAGATCTCGGGCTTGAGCAGGCGCAGGAATTCCATGATCTGCTGCGCCTCCTGTTTCTGGAAGGAGCCGTGCGAGAGGCCGAGCTTGAGCAGGCCGCGCAATTCACCGAGCTTCTCGCGCGCCGTGCTGCCGATGCTCGTCTCGCAGGCGATCTTCGCTTCGTACACGCGCTGGCGCAGCGATTCCGCGAGCCGCCAGGCCGGCGTCTGCATCTTTTCCTCGAGCGATTCGATGTCTCGCGCTGACGACTTGATCTGCGCGGAGAGCGGGTCGACGAGCGCCGCGTCGCCGCCCGCTTCCTTCACGATGGCCGAGGCCCAGTCGTGGCAAGCCTTGGCGAGCTCGTCCGAGGTCCACTGCGAGCGATAGGCGAACGAAAACCCGTGCTCCTCGGCTTGCCGCACGAGGATCGCGACAACATCCGGGAACTCCTTGTCAAGCGTGCGCTTGGCCCAGGCGTATTGGCCCCCCTGCAGCATCCGCTGCACGGCGTGTTCGGTGAGCGGCACCATGTTGTCGAGTAGCTTGGCGCGCAAAAAATCCTCGAACGAGGGCGTCGCGAACTGGGGGTCGAGCTTCAGCGACACGCGCACGAAGGCCTCGAAGTCCTTGTGCAGCGAGGCGACGGTCTCGTCTCGAAGATGAAGGGTGATCTGACCCATGGCATGTCCTGAAGGCTCGTGAGCGCGCTTGCTCGTCGATGGGCGAGCAAGCGCACCGTTGCGCCCGCCGGCACGGCGGAGGCGGTACGGCACGCGCGTCGGCGCCCGTACATCGATGTCGTCAATGCGTTCGACGGCCGGCAGCCATGCTGGCCGGCCTACGCGGTTCGTCTGTTTATCGGCGGGCGACGGCGGAACTTGAGGGTTATCACGGGCGTTTATCGTTGAAGCCGAACCATCGACCCGGGTGCTTCAATGCACGACGAGCCATTGCCATAGGAAAAAGACGCCGAGCCCGACCGCGATCGTGAGGAGCGGCCGGCGCGTCGCGGCCGAGACGAGGCAGGCCGCCAGGGCCCCCACGAGCTGCGGGTTGCGCCAGGTGATTTCGGCTGCACCACCATGGGGCGCGACCGTCATTGGCACGATGATGGCCGTGAGCACGGTTACTGGAACGAATCCGAGTGCGGTGCGCAGGAGCGGAGGGAAGGCGATGCGCTCGCCCAACACGAACACCGTTGCCCGAATGAGGCAGGTGATGAGCGCCATGCCGAGGATGAGTATCGCGTAGATCATCGCATCGCCTCCGCGTGTGCGCGTTGGCCGGATTGCCACGGGCGCGACAGCGCGAGGCCGACGACGACGCCGCCCGCCACGGCGGCGAGGAGCCCCAGCTTGTACGGCCACGCGGCGCAGAGCCAGGCGAGAAGGCCGGCGACCGCCGCGGCGGCGATATAGCGAAGCGCGACGAGTTGCGGCACGACGATCGCGATGAACGTGGCGGCCATCGCGAAATCGAGGCCAAGCGATTGCAGACCCGGAAACGCCGCCCCGAAAAGCAGGCCGGCGAGTGTCCAGAGTTGCCAGTTGATATACATGGCCAGGCCGGAGCCGAGAAAATAGTGCGGGCCGATCGCGCCGACAGGCGCCGCGCGATAGTGCGAATAGGCGACGGCAAATACTTCGTCGGTGAGCAGCGCGCCAAGCGCCCAGCGCCAGCGCGTCGGCAGGTGCGCGACGTAGGGGGCGAGCGTTGCGCTGTAGAGCACATGCCGCAGATTGACGATGAGCGTCGTCGCCCAGACGACGGCGAAACTGGCATGGCCGGCGATCAGGCCGAGCGCGATGAACTGCGCGGAGCCGGCGAACACGGCAAGCGACATCAACTGGCCGTGCCAGAGCCGCAGTGGGCTGGAGGCAACGAGCGTGCCGAAGATAATGCCGAACGGGCCCGCACCGATCATCATCGGAAGTGTGTCGCGTGCGCCGTTGGCGAATTCACTGAGGGGGGTGCGCGGGTTCAACGAGAGATCCTCCTATGGCAGCCGAGGATAGTCGTGCGCGCCCGCATGCGCTTGTACGTTCTTGCGCGCGTACCCGCGCGTACCCGTGTGTGGCCGGAGCCCGGGCGCGCTCGGGCGCTTCGTCGCTGAACGGGGTCAGCTGGCCTGCCAGCGGCCGGGCGGCACACCGAACATCCGCTTGAAATGCCGCGTGAAATGGCTCTGGTCGGTGAAGCCGCTCGCGGCCGCGACGTCCGTGACGGACATGCCCGAACGCAGCGGTCCGAGCGCATGCTGCAGCCGCAACTGGTTGCGCCAGGCATGGGGAGCGAGGCCCGTGGCTCGCGTGAAAAGCCGGGCCGCGTGAAAAGGCGAGAGGCCGACTTCGTCGGCCAGCTCGGCGAGCGTAATCGGCTCCGCGAGTTCGGCTGCGAGGCGCGCTTTCATGGCGGCGACGCGCGGCGCGTCGGCCGCGAGCTTCAGCGTTTCCGGCTGCCCTTGCGCGTGCCTTGCGACAAGCGTCGAAAGCGCATCGACGAGCGCAGTCTGCGCGGCGAGCGGGTCGCCATCAGCTTCGAGCAGGCGGTGTGCCCGAGCAATGCGCGCGGCAAGATCGGGGTCGTCGATGGGCGCCGCGGGGAACCAGGGCAGCATGTGAGGCTTGCCCGACAACTCGCCGGCAAGGCGCCGGATTTCGTCGACCGGCACGTAAAGCACGCGGTAGCGCCAGCCGGCCTCGATGGCGCGCGAGCCGGTGTGCACTTCGCCGGGATTGATGATAGGCACCGTACCCGCTTGCGCGACGTAGCGTGCGCCGCGATAGGCGTAGGCTTCGGCACCGGCCTCGATGACAGGGACGGTGTAGGCCTCGTGCCAGTGCGGGGCGAACGTGTGCTCGCGATACTCGGCGGTCAGCATGTCGGCGCCGGGCAGAAGCGGCGTGCGCCAGTAGCGGGCGGAGTCGCGAAAGCGGGGCGCGTTCATGGCAGTTCGGAAAGGTGGCGATGCAAATATGTCGAGCAGCGGGCGTGCCGCGACCAGTGGACCGGACCGTCTCCTTGCGACGGAACGCCAGCATAGCGCGAAGTGCGCACGTGTGTCCGATCGGCACGTCGCGAACGACGGGGACGGAAAACGGGGACAGGAAGCGATGAAGGAAAAGGATGGAGCAGGCAAAAAAAAGCCCGTCATTGCTGACGGGCTTTTTTTTGTACTTTGGCTCCCCGACCTGGGCTCGAACCAGGGACCTACGGATTAACAGTCCGGCGCTCTACCGACTGAGCTATCGGGGAACAATACTGCTACGGTAAATCGTGACGCTTCTATGCAAAGAGCCCGTCGTCTTCAACGGGCTCTTTGCTTGTATTCTTTGGCTCCCCGACCTGGGCTCGAACCAGGGACCTACGGATTAACAGTCCGGCGCTCTACCGACTGAGCTATCGGGGAACAACAACAGCAGAGAAGCGGGATTTTATGGACGGTTGCTCATGCTGTCAATACCCCTGTCCTCGGCTGACCGTTTGCGCAACACTGATGCGCGCCGGACGGCTCGGCCCATCGCCTGCACGGGTCGGCCTGCAAAAGCGGAGAAAAGACGAAGGGGAACAGGAGAGGCGCAAAGAGCCGCAAAGAGCCGCGAACCGATGGCCCAAAGCCGCCGAGGGCGTCTTGCCGACGCCGACGCCGCTTAACGCTCGAGCTTGTCGAGCTTGTCTTTCACGTCCTTCCACTGATCGGCCTCGGGCAGTGCGCCCTTGGTCTTCGTGATGCTCGGCCAGCCCTTGGCGAGGTCGGCGTTCAGCTCGACGAACTGCTGCTGATCGCCAGGAACGTCTTCCTCGGCATAGATGGCATTGACCGGGCACTCGGCCACGCAAACGGCGCAGTCGATGCATTCATCGGGATCGATCGCGAGGAAGTTGGGACCTTCGCGAAAGCAGTCGACCGGACATACGTCCACGCAGTCTGTGTATTTGCATTTGATGCAGCTTTCGGTCACAACGTGAGTCATTCAAGCTCCTGCACACTGGTATCGGGGAATCTGTTGCGAGTAGGCAAACGAGTTATTGTAACGTAACAAGCCGTACCCAAGGTCCGGGCTCCCGTTGCGCCTTAGATCGATTCGTGATTAGTTTATGGGGCCCCAGGCGCGGCCACGAGCGGGTGCGACATCCGGTAACATGCCGCTACCGCGCGTGGGCCGCGCCTTAAGTTCGATTCCCGGCTGGAGCGTCATGATCATCACCTCGCTGCTCGATACCGATCTCTACAAGTTCACGATGATGCAGGTCGTACTGCATCAGTTTCCCGCCGCGAACGTCGAATATCGTTTTCGCTGCCGCACGCCGAACGTGGCGCTCGCCCCCTACGTGGAAGAGATTCGCGACGAAGTCCGCCGCCTGTGTTCGCTGCGGTTCTCGGATGACGAGCTCGACTATCTGCGCCGCATGCGCTTTATCAAAAGCGATTTCGTCGATTTTCTCGGCCTTTTCCACCTGAACGAAAAATACATTTCGATCGAACCATCGGCCAAAGGCAACGGCGAAATCGAAATCATCATCCAGGGGCCGTGGCTGCATACGATTCTCTTCGAGATCCCCGTGCTCGCCATCGTCAACGAAGTGTATTTCCGCAATACGCAGCGCGCGCCCGACTATGCGATCGGCCGCGAGCGACTGCGCGAGAAGATCAAGCTGCTCGGCGCGCGTCCCGAGTTCGCCGACTGCAAGATTGCCGATTACGGGACCCGCCGGCGCTTTTCGAAGCGTTGGCACGAAGAGGTGATTCTCACGCTCACGAGCGGCATCAGCGAGCAGTTCGCGGGTACGAGCAATGTGTTTTATGCGAAGAAACACGGCCTCGTGCCGCTCGGCACAATGGCGCACGAATATCTGCAGGCTTGCCAGGCGCTCGGCCCACGGCTGCGCGACTCGCAGACATACGGCTTCGAGGTCTGGGCCAAGGAATACCGCGGCGATCTCGGCATCGCGCTTTCCGACGTCTACGGAATGAAGGCATTTCTGCGCGACTTCGACATGTACTTCTGCAAGCTCTTCGACGGCGCGCGGCACGATTCGGGCGATCCGTTCGAATGGGGCGAGCGGTTGCTGCGCCATTACGAGGAAAACCGCTGCGATCCGCGCACGAAAGTGCTCGTGTTTTCCGACGCGCTCGACATTCCGAAAGTACTGCAGCTCTACGAACGGTTTCGCACCCGCTGCCGCCTCGCCTTCGGCGTGGGCACGAATCTCACCAACGACCTCGGCTACAGCCCACTGCAGATCGTCATCAAGATGGTCCGCTGTAACGGCCAGCCCGTGGCGAAGCTCTCCGATTCGCCGGGCAAGAACATGTGCGACGACAAGGCTTATCTCGCCTATCTGCGGCAGGTCTTCGACATCGAAGCGCCCGCCGACGATTCCGGCGAGTGACACGGGGGCGCCCGCATCGGCGGCATCGGCGGCATCGGCAGCATCGGCCATTCGGCCATTCGGCCCATATGTCTCGAAAAAGACCGCCGCTATAATCGGCCATTCGTCATCGCCTCGGACAGGAGCAACGCATGGATACCTCTGCGGCGCGCCGCAACATCTTGGCGCGCATTCGTGCAGCGAGCGGCCGCGAGGCGCAACCCGAGCCCGCGGAACAAGAGGCGGCAGCCGATTACCTCGCGCGCCATCCCACGGGGCCGCGCCCCGCGATGCCGGGGGACCCCGAAGGGCTCCTCGCGCGTTTCGTCGACGAGGCACGGTTGATGGCCACGAGTGTCGAAACAGTCGATACGCTCGATCACGTGCCGGCGGCCGTCGCGCGTTATCTGACGGCCGGCGCCCTGCCGCTGCAAGCGGTGGCGTGGCGCACCCTCGAATCGCTGCCATGGGCGGCTGCCGGGGTGGCGGTGGAGTGCCGCAAACCTCGCGACGGCGATCTGGTTGGCATCACGGGCTGTTTTTGCGCAACGGCCGAGACGGGTTCGCTCGCGCTCGTGTCGGGCCCCGGCACTGACGTATCGGCCGGGCTCTTGCCCGAGACGCATATCGCGATCGTGCCGGCTTCGCGCATCGTCGCGGGGCATGAAGAGGCATTCGCGCTCATGCGTGCCGAACTCGGCGAGCTGCCGCGCGCGGTCAATTTCGTGTCGGGGCCTTCTCGCACCGGCGACATCGAACAAACCATCGTCCTGGGCGCGCACGGCCCATACCGTGTTCACGCGATCGTCGTGCGCGGCGCGTGAGCGTGCAGGCGGCACGGCGGCGGTGCCGCCGAACGTTGTTTGC encodes the following:
- a CDS encoding phospholipase D-like domain-containing protein, producing MRSSSNAHVSLRFAAWLLLAAAVALGAACTTLPPATSLERPVTHALADPDATPLGKALTPLEAAHPGQSGFRLLTDGTDALQMRIAVARAATQTLDLQYYIASEDTTGRLLLAAALYAADRGVRVRMLVDDLNFKDSKRLMAALATHARIEVRVFNPFGSAHDSVFARTEDLFTRIDRFTRRMHNKAMIADGAVAIVGGRNLGDEYFSASPKLQFRDLDVLAAGPIVAKASASFDQFWNSALAYPVAALDKGSYATEDLRSARDALRTHWRTEAQAVGARPLTTAPLAARIAQHGLGLVWAPAQFLVDSPRKVTDLDGTYRSPPMQRLAQLLGDARHEVLILSPYFVPHDAGVRLLGTLTHRGVRVIVVTNSMASTDAVAVQAGYNPYRIPLLENGVELYEFQPLQRERSRFFAGSNSRSSLHAKAYVIDRRKLVIGSMNFDPRSAHLNTELALFIDSEQLANQVASLIVRATSPDVSYRVTLATPEENARLRALGAPVSGLEWSGDEHNGSVSYRRTWSLDPEAGFVRNLLTGFFRLLPIDSQL
- a CDS encoding MATE family efflux transporter; the protein is MSQSGLSHAAAAPPKLSTHAAETARLAAPLAIAQLSQMAMGVTDTILLGALGAGAIAAGGLGSNIFFFAVTLLQGVLSSVSVTVANARGSKAEHRVPPIYWSGLVLSVLLTVPAFAVLSFTEPILLLFGEPAALARDVGAYTAVLRWASLGSLIGVGMMRAFLPAIGAAKRLLWISVASVGVNAVLNYGLIHGAYGLPRLGLLGSATATTVTIWLTAIALVALLHGRPRYRHFVAAARPNVPLMSELFGIGWPVAITFGVESALFLATGLMAGLFGETHLAANQIALNVTSVLFMVPLAIGQAANVRVGYWIGAGHPLAARHAGFVALGLGIAFMSLSGLLLIIAPHAIVGLYLNLHDPVNAQTVAIATALLGIAAVYQIVDGMQVIGAGCLRGLKDTRIPMVAAAFGYWGVGFPTGYLLAFHADLGARGLWWGLAAGLSSVALLLTLRFERMTRPHRK
- a CDS encoding RNA-binding S4 domain-containing protein, producing MANLDFTLTGEYVELHNLLKLSGLADSGGSAKALVASGAVRVDGRVELRKTCKIRAGQVVLLGDTRIAIHEPA
- a CDS encoding ATP-dependent helicase is translated as MDIQYASPLFAGAYCIRVRSAVFASTSLARPSEDAPYLAKLNDAQRAAVEYGIDAAAQPGGPLLVIAGAGSGKTNTLAHRVAHLLVRGADPRRVLLLTFSRRAAQEMTRRAARIAAAALGSRADLADALAWSGTFHSVGARLLREYAESIGLSPVFTIGDREDCADLLDVVRHEQGLSAKARRFPKKGTCLAIYSRVVNTGASLPEVLDAAFAWCREWEAELRALFAGYVRAKQAQNVLDYDDLLLYWARMAEVSEIGADLAARFDHVLVDEYQDTNRLQASILRAMKPDGRGLTVVGDDAQSIYAFRGATVRNILDFPAQFEPEAHRVTLERNYRSSAPILAASNAVIGLAAERFTKDLWTDKTSGGRPRLVTVAGELEQARYVVECVLEAREAGVRLKSQAVLFRAAHHSAALELELARRNIPFVKFGGLRFLDSVHVKDVLAVLRWAFNPRDRIAGFRVAQLLPGVGPATAGRLLDAAQADDASRSLAGFAPPLRAADDWPSFTALMTDLWCVRTPWPAEFEQVRRWYEPHLERNHDDAAARHADILQMESLAATYASRERFLTELALDPPDATSDESGAPLVDEDYLILSTIHSAKGQEWRNVFVLNGVDGCIPSDLGAGSEAELEEERRLLYVAMTRAKDDLHIVVPQRFYVHGQAQHGDRHVYASRTRFIPAQLLPLFELEAWPPVPRSAPPTEAGLAAAAKARVDIAAQLKKMWE
- a CDS encoding DUF4088 domain-containing protein, giving the protein MGQITLHLRDETVASLHKDFEAFVRVSLKLDPQFATPSFEDFLRAKLLDNMVPLTEHAVQRMLQGGQYAWAKRTLDKEFPDVVAILVRQAEEHGFSFAYRSQWTSDELAKACHDWASAIVKEAGGDAALVDPLSAQIKSSARDIESLEEKMQTPAWRLAESLRQRVYEAKIACETSIGSTAREKLGELRGLLKLGLSHGSFQKQEAQQIMEFLRLLKPEIFVEEPYDIFSRMAAWLRNFFNPPVRQPRPQERRQR
- a CDS encoding AzlD domain-containing protein; the protein is MIYAILILGMALITCLIRATVFVLGERIAFPPLLRTALGFVPVTVLTAIIVPMTVAPHGGAAEITWRNPQLVGALAACLVSAATRRPLLTIAVGLGVFFLWQWLVVH
- a CDS encoding AzlC family ABC transporter permease, producing MMIGAGPFGIIFGTLVASSPLRLWHGQLMSLAVFAGSAQFIALGLIAGHASFAVVWATTLIVNLRHVLYSATLAPYVAHLPTRWRWALGALLTDEVFAVAYSHYRAAPVGAIGPHYFLGSGLAMYINWQLWTLAGLLFGAAFPGLQSLGLDFAMAATFIAIVVPQLVALRYIAAAAVAGLLAWLCAAWPYKLGLLAAVAGGVVVGLALSRPWQSGQRAHAEAMR